The following proteins are encoded in a genomic region of Arachis stenosperma cultivar V10309 chromosome 4, arast.V10309.gnm1.PFL2, whole genome shotgun sequence:
- the LOC130975353 gene encoding uncharacterized protein LOC130975353 codes for MDMSKDWMDTPRHEKEYQVGVERFLHFAFSSKGVHQGEEIQCPCAKCCNIFWLKRDDVYDHLICHDFVKGYRWWFNHGESLFAMDIDSDIGGEYNCNDNIDELLRDRFRDNTQVDGQNMGPNECAKEFYKLVDEASQELYPGCKGFTRLSFTIRLYLLKCLHGWSNASFTSLLELLKEAMPYLNIPISFDKTKNMVKNLGLDYQKIDACRNDCMLYRNGYENDSSYHVCGTSCYIEHHEEEDDVTSSRKPRKVTAKTRRYFPLIPRLQRLFMCTRTVQAMSWHHNERVKDGSLRHPADGESWKAFDNRHEDFAKEPRNVRLGLASDGFNLFRTLSSTHSTWLVVLMVYNLPLWMSMKPDYFMLSLLILGPQSPENDIDVYLQPLIEELKELWESGVETYDSKENKIFNMRACLLWTINDFPAYAMLSGWSTKGKLACLCCNDETSSIYLKHSHKTIYMDHRRFLPVNHPWRHNKRSFNGKIELRSPPQLLEGSAVFDILREVDNSFGKKQKRSKNGISNWKKWSIFFYLPYWKSNMFRHNLDVIHIEKNIVDSIIGTLLDIPGKTKDHAVARFDLKDMGIRKNLQPKDTKDGKKTKLAKACFSMTPAEKIIFCSVLKAAKLLDGSASNIARCVHEREKKISGYKTHDAYFMLHYLLQVPIKSILPDHVAIALVRLCSFFRRICQKVISLDEVVNLEAEIAETLYQLERIFPPNFFDIMVHLPIHLANEVREHEEAVNDNNPRRTKWEKAKDRSQQFSEWFKIRAMKKDVPGWAKGFARGPNRVAKRISGYIINGYRFHTRHRDARRKTQNSGVTLEALTPSFASVKDKKPIEAKVAYYDRIVDMFELDYYGQFKVVLFKCEWEPCEPEVIPSLPNDNGEIDLVRNDLQATIIDMDPNMFAKQYCEEDEESKYEYMEDLDSETS; via the exons ATGGATATGTCAAAAGACTGGATGGATACACCACGTCATGAGAAAGAATATCAAGTTGGTGTAGAAAGATTTTTACACTTTGCTTTCTCATCAAAAGGAGTTCATCAAGGGGAAGAAATTCAATGTCCTTGTGCAAAGTGTTGTAATATATTTTGGTTAAAGAGAGATGACGTATATGATCATCTAATATGCCACGATTTTGTAAAAGGTTATAGGTGGTGGTTTAATCATGGGGAATCACTTTTTGCTATGGATATTGACAGTGACATAGGCGGTGAATATAACTGCAATGATAACATTGATGAGTTGTTACGTGATAGATTTCGAGATAATACACAAGTTGACGGACAAAACATGGGGCCTAACGAATGTGCAAAGGAATTTTATAAATTGGTAGACGAGGCAAGCCAAGAACTATACCCCGGGTGTAAAGGATTCACAAGATTATCCTTTACCATTCGTCTTTACTTGTTAAAATGCTTGCATGGTTGGAGTAATGCGTCATTTACTTCTCTCTTGGAATTATTGAAAGAAGCAATGCCATATTTGAATATTCCTATTTCTTTTGATAAAACCAAGAATATGGTGAAGAACTTGGGTCTTGACTACCAAAAGATCGATGCATGTCGCAATGACTGCATGTTGTATCGGAACGGGTATGAGAATGACTCATCTTATCATGTCTGTGGAACATCCTGTTATATTGAGCATCATGAAGAAGAGGATGATGTTACCTCATCTAGAAAGCCTCGCAAAGTTACTGCGAAAACTCGAAGGTATTTTCCTTTGATTCCCAGACTTCAACGGCTTTTTATGTGCACAAGAACTGTCCAAGCTATGTCTTGGCATCACAATGAGCGTGTTAAAGACGGGTCCTTAAGGCATCCTGCCGATGGTGAATCTTGGAAAGCATTTGACAATCGACATGAAGATTTTGCAAAGGAGCCTCGTAATGTGAGACTTGGGTTAGCAAGCGATGGATTCAATCTATTCCGAACTTTGAGCAGTACACACAGTACATGGCTTGTTGTTCTGATGGTGTATAATCTACCCCTTTGGATGAGCATGAAGCCTGATTATTTTATGCTATCTTTACTCATTCTTGGACCACAATCACCGGAAAATGACATTGATGTCTATCTTCAACCGTTGATTGaagaattaaaagaattatGGGAGTCAGGTGTCGAAACATATGATtcgaaagaaaacaaaatattcAACATGAGAGCATGCCTTTTGTGGACAATTAATGACTTCCCTGCGTATGCTATGTTATCTGGGTGGAGTACAAAGGGAAAATTGGCTTGTCTATGTTGTAATGATGAGACTTCTTCTATCTATCTGAAACATAGTCACAAGACTATTTATATGGATCACCGAAGGTTTTTACCCGTGAATCATCCATGGAGGCATAACAAAAGATCTTTCAATGGAAAAATTGAACTCAGGTCTCCACCGCAGTTATTAGAAGGTTCAGCTGTATTTGATATATTGCGAGAGGTAGATAATTCTTTTGGAAAGAAGCAAAAGAGATCAAAGAATGGCATATCAAATTGGAAAAAATGGtcaatctttttttatttaccatATTGGAAGTCCAACATGTTTAGACACAACCTTGATGTCATACACATAGAGAAGAATATAGTTGATAGCATAATTGGAACTCTTTTAGATATTCCCGGAAAGACAAAAGATCATGCAGTTGCTCGTTTTGACCTTAAAGACATGGGTATCAGGAAAAACCTTCAACCAAAAGATACGAAGGATGGAAAAAAAACTAAGTTAGCAAAGGCATGCTTTTCAATGACTCCAGCAGAGAAAATAATCTTTTGTAGTGTGTTGAAAGCGGCAAAATTACTAGACGGTAGCGCTTCCAATATTGCTCGATGTGTgcatgaaagagaaaagaagattTCTGGTTACAAGACCCATGATGCTTATTTCATGTTGCATTACTTGTTGCAAGTACCAATCAAGAGCATACTTCCTGACCATGTTGCCATCGCTCTAGTTCGATTATGTTCATTTTTTCGCCGAATATGTCAGAAGGTAATTAGCCTGGATGAGGTAGTTAACTTAGAAGCAGAGATTGCTGAGACATTATACCAATTGGAGAGAATTTTCCCTCCTAACTTTTTTGACATAATGGTGCACTTGCCTATTCATTTGGCAAATGAGGTGAG AGAGCATGAGGAGGCAGTTAATGATAACAATCCACGaagaacaaagtgggagaaagcCAAGGACCGCAGTCAACAATTTTCAGAATGGTTTAAAATTCGTGCCATGAAAAAGGATGTGCCTGGTTGGGCAAAAGGGTTCGCTAGGGGTCCAAATCGAGTTGCAAAAAGAATTTCAGGTTATATTATCAATGGGTATAGGTTCCATACAAGGCACCGTGATGCGAGACGTAAAACTCAAAATAGTGGTGTCACATTAGAGGCATTGACGCCTAGTTTTGCTAGTGTGAAAGATAAGAAACCAATTGAAGCAAAAGTAGCCTACTATGATAGAATAGTTGATATGTTTGAGTTAGATTATTATGGCCAATTTAAGGTAGTCTTGTTTAAGTGTGAGTG GGAGCCATGCGAACCTGAAGTGATTCCAAGTCTTCCAAATGATAATGGCGAAATTGATCTAGTGAGGAATGATCTACAAGCAACTATTATAGATATGGATCCAAACATGTTTGCCAAACAATATTGTGAGGAAGACGAGGAAAGCAAATATGAGTACATGGAGGACCTTGACTCTGAAACATCTTGA
- the LOC130975354 gene encoding uncharacterized protein LOC130975354: MAENNKATLQAQAPKDPTRKQPITIMEDAFEEQVRTPKKTRKAQPTALFQECTHNGNGTMFEVEKNSKTRNQRTAEPDAMDQNDINSDDDGEDTSEMSATSNKKGMSLDMYFKVHGINLEDEEDEEDEENELDDNANDVGSGGQTSNEGTIKKKTRGKTTCKKLHATDFNDRWEVVFFQGQPVGPTNEVVSDLNQLLGTTVRNSRFVTLLYTSWYGVPNKLKEDMWEYANQKFILPISSKPWVMRGFCGAWKKYKREIKKEHFVKYNTKKEMIKNRPLDIPEVQFRKLIRYWSLPAIKAISAKNTKNRLKQTCPHRMGSTNFGIVRKQLHDSKENSEEPSRAEVFRATCTSKKGKEIDAKTQATIIKLQNHLESGENEEDAFVGVLGKDQPGRVHCYGALVDEIGTGQNNLPCSDT; encoded by the exons ATGGCTGAAAATAACAAGGCTACCTTGCAAGCTCAAGCTCCAAAGGATCCAACAAGGAAACAACCCATCACAATAATGGAGGATGCATTTGAAGAGCAAGTTAGGACTCCGAAGAAGACAAGGAAGGCTCAACCAACTGCACTTTTTCAAGAATGCACGCATAATGGAAATGGGACAATGTTTGAAGTTGAAAAGAACTCTAAAACTAGGAATCAAAGGACTGCTGAACCTGATGCAATGGATCAAAATGACATAAATTCTGATGATGACGGAGAAGATACAAGCGAGATGAGTGCAACTTCAAATAAAAAAGGAATGAGTCTTGACATGTATTTTAAGGTACATGGGATAAATTTggaagatgaagaagatgagGAAGATGAAGAAAATGAGCTTGATGATAATGCAAATGATGTGGGTAGTGGAGGACAAACTAGTAATGAAG GTACAATAAAGAAGAAAACCCGTGGAAAAACTACGTGCAAAAAGCTTCATGCCACAGATTTTAATGATCGATGGGAGGTGGTATTTTTTCAAGGGCAGCCTGTAGGTCCAACCAACGAGGTTGTATCTGACCTCAACCAATTATTGGGCACAACAGTTAGAAACTCTCGTTTTGTGACTTTGTTATATACTAGTTGGTATGGTGTGCCTAATAAACTCAAAGAGGACATGTGGGAGTATGCTAAT CAAAAGTTCATTCTTCCCATAAGTTCAAAGCCGTGGGTAATGCGGGGATTTTGTGGTGCATGGAAAAAATATAAgagagaaattaaaaaagaacaTTTCGTGAAATACAACACAAAGAAAGAAATGATAAAGAACCGACCATTAGATATTCCCGAGGTTCAATTTCGCAAACTAATTCGGTATTGGAGTCTTCCGGCCATCAAG GCTATCTCTgctaaaaatactaaaaataggTTGAAACAAACATGTCCTCACCGAATGGGATCCACAAATTTTGGAATAGTGCGTAAACAGCTG CACGACTCTAAAGAGAACAGTGAAGAACCATCAAGGGCTGAAGTTTTCAGAGCAACTTGCACAagtaaaaaaggaaaagaaattgaCGCTAAAACACAAGCCACAATT ATTAAACTTCAGAACCACTTAGAATCAGGAGAAAATGAAGAGGATGCATTTGTAGGAGTGTTAGGAAAGGACCAACCAGGTCGAGTTCATTGTTATGGGgctttggtggacgaaatt